The following proteins come from a genomic window of Lycium ferocissimum isolate CSIRO_LF1 chromosome 4, AGI_CSIRO_Lferr_CH_V1, whole genome shotgun sequence:
- the LOC132051731 gene encoding uncharacterized protein LOC132051731 has protein sequence MLFTLSLHCPDKCYQVFHVDDNCYGTLDLLEDAHNALTGGPSTWLEKTTCLEAIHPNTGVIIKLDNDADLNMLFNMYKDLGKGEVHINLTIMNEILDEAEGEIFQWTDDEEDENMIENMEAHSDDQNIDDGLSDYESDENGVFEGVSDDDEAIDHPMAKVSGKMQGEVFKYTYDEKLKKEIVLLKVGQIFNNVTHFREVMEEFVRQEGFPIEKLKNEKRRFIAICKDRGCDWKIRASP, from the coding sequence ATGTTATTCACATTATCGTTACATTGTCCTGATAAGTGCTATCAAGTCTTTCATGTGGATGATAATTGTTATGGGACTTTGGATTTGCTAGAAGATGCTCATAATGCTTTAACAGGAGGTCCTTCTACTTGGTTGGAAAAAACTACTTGTTTAGAAGCTATTCATCCGAATACTGGTGTTATAATAAAACTGGATAATGATGCTGATTTAAacatgttgtttaatatgtacAAGGATTTGGGAAAGGGAGAGGTTCACATAAATTTGACTATAATGAATGAAATCCTTGATGAAGCTGAGGGTGAAATTTTTCAGTGGACCGacgatgaagaagatgaaaatatGATTGAGAATATGGAGGCTCACTCAGATGACCAAAATATCGATGATGGTTTATCTGATTATGAATCTGATGAAAATGGAGTATTTGAAGGtgttagtgatgatgatgaagcaATTGATCACCCAATGGCAAAGGTAAGTGGCAAGATGCAAGGTGAGGTTTTCAAATATACCTATGATGAGAAACTGAAGAAAGAGATAGTTTTACTTAAAGTGGGGcaaatatttaataatgtcacTCATTTTAGAGAAGTTATGGAAGAATTTGTCCGTCAAGAGGGTTTTCCTATTGAAAAGctaaagaatgagaagagaagGTTTATTGCTATTTGTAAAGATAGAGGATGTGATTGGAAGATTCGTGCTTCCCCTTAA
- the LOC132053802 gene encoding uncharacterized protein LOC132053802, whose product MIKLKCIGLDILNPGCNPILEHFYISFEAQGYGFVNGCRCFIGIDACFLKGPFKGQLLVVVSLDANSGIFPLAVMIANREDGLTWEYFLDCLSNSVGAIGGITFMSDRQKGLKNAVKKVFPMENHRFCARHLYNNFKVKNPGPKLKQLFWAAVKAYNEQDFLQVMDEMKEISRSAYNWLLYDGKEPLGSWERYKFDEHVRNDHVTNNMTESFNAFVVKVRENPVLTLLEWIRRKTMTRFQQRYEKAVALATPIPSKARERINRNQKEGKKLLCFRGSDHLFEVNDSKNYVVNLQEMSCQCREWPISGVLCKHALCCMTHIRDDPTRFVHPLLTRDFYVKTYSKTINPVPDESKWPAVDHPVGCPREDIEKQRGTAYDFENLKHLMFEIGNVRDSLRLMPDFQRREMAANLAMKMAAMFGDSSGDEGGFD is encoded by the exons ATGATAAAGTTAAAGTGTATTGGCTTAGATATACTGAATCCCGGGTGCAATCCAATCCTTGAACACTTTTACATTAGCTTTGAGGCACAAGGTTATGGTTTTGTTAATGGTTGTAGGTGCTTTATTGGTATTGATGCTTGTTTTCTGAAGGGCCCCTTTAAAGGACAATTACTTGTTGTCGTTTCACTTGACGCAAATTCAGGTATTTTTCCTTTAGCAGTCATGATTGCTAATAGGGAAGACGGGCTGACATGGGAGTATTTTCTTGATTGCTTGTCCAATTCTGTTGGAGCTATTGGAGGCATCACATTTATGAGTGACAGGCAAAAAGGGCTCAAGAATGCCGTGAAAAAAGTTTTTCCTATGGAAAATCATAGATTTTGTGCAAGACACCTTTATAACAATTTTAAGGTAAAAAATCCTGGTCCAAAGTTAAAACAACTTTTTTGGGCAGCAGTTAAGGCCTATAATGAGCAAGACTTTTTGCAAGTTATGGATGAGATGAAAGAAATAAGCAGATCTGCTTATAATTGGCTTTTGTATGACGGCAAAGAACCACTTGGGAGTTGGGAAAGATATAAATTTGATGAACATGTAAGAAACGATCATGTGACGAATAACATGACCGAGTCTTTCAATGCTTTTGTGGTGAAAGTTAGAGAAAACCCAGTTCTTACTTTGTTGGAATGGATTAGAAGGAAAACTATGACTAGATTTCAACAAAGATATGAAAAAGCCGTTGCTCTAGCAACTCCAATTCCATCAAAAGCGAGAGAAAGAATTAATCGAAATCAGAAGGAGGGGAAAAAGCTGCTTTGTTTCAGAGGTAGTGATCACTTGTTTGAAGTAAATGACTCAAAAAACTATGTGGTGAATTTACAGGAAATGTCTTGTCAATGTAGAGAATGGCCAATTAGTGGAGTGCTGTGCAAACATGCACTATGTTGCATGACTCATATTAGAGATGATCCTACCAGATTTGTTCATCCTCTACTCACTAGAGATTTTTATGTGAAGACTTATTCTAAGACAATCAATCCGGTTCCAGATGAGAGCAAATGGCCAGCTGTAGATCACCCTGTTGGGTGTCCTCGTGAAGATATAGAGAAGCAGAGAG GAACAGCAtatgattttgagaatttgaaACACTTAATGTTTGAGATTGGGAATGTCCGAGACAGCTTAAGGTTAATGCCGGACTTCCAAAGGAGGGAAATGGCTGCAAATTTGGCAATGAAAATGGCTGCCATGTTTGGTGATAGCAGTGGAGATGAAGGAGGATTTGATTGA